Proteins encoded together in one uncultured Sphaerochaeta sp. window:
- a CDS encoding methylated-DNA--[protein]-cysteine S-methyltransferase translates to MNHSFFAQVYEIVGRIPEGKVASYGQIACMLGSPSNARIVGWAMRKCPSDLPWHRVIRSDGSLANKEFSELQRVMLESEGISFLSDGTIAMESYQWNPGFQD, encoded by the coding sequence GTGAATCACTCCTTCTTTGCCCAAGTCTATGAAATCGTAGGCCGAATTCCAGAGGGAAAGGTAGCCTCCTATGGACAGATCGCCTGCATGCTTGGTAGTCCAAGTAATGCCAGAATCGTAGGGTGGGCCATGCGAAAGTGTCCCTCTGATCTCCCGTGGCATCGGGTAATCCGATCAGACGGAAGCCTTGCAAATAAAGAGTTCTCTGAGCTCCAACGAGTCATGCTCGAGTCAGAGGGAATATCCTTTCTCTCTGATGGTACAATTGCCATGGAATCCTATCAGTGGAATCCTGGTTTTCAGGATTGA
- the arsB gene encoding ACR3 family arsenite efflux transporter codes for MSNKNNITGISFFERYLTLWVLLCMATGVLIGVYLPQIPHFLSRFEYANVSIPVAILIWLMIYPMMLKVDFHSIKQVGQNPKGLMITWITNWLIKPFSMYAIAFFFFFIVYKAIIPEGLAREYLAGAVLLGAAPCTAMVFVWSHLTRGNPAYTLVQVATNDLIILAAFVPIVGLLLGISGISIPWMTLFLSVVLFVVIPLGAGWFSRVLITRSHGLEYFENTFIPKFSNVTITGLLLTLIIIFSFQGQTIIDNPLNIILIAIPLIIQTFLIFFIAYLWAKAWKLPHDVAAPAGMIGASNFFELAVAVAISVFGLQSGATIATVVGVLVEVPVMLTLVGIANRTKRWFPASQS; via the coding sequence GTGAGCAACAAGAACAATATAACAGGGATCAGTTTCTTTGAACGATACCTGACTCTATGGGTGCTTCTTTGCATGGCCACAGGTGTATTGATCGGTGTATATCTTCCCCAGATTCCTCATTTTCTCTCCCGGTTTGAATATGCAAATGTATCAATTCCTGTAGCTATCCTGATCTGGCTCATGATCTACCCCATGATGCTCAAGGTCGATTTTCATAGCATCAAGCAAGTTGGGCAAAATCCAAAAGGCCTTATGATTACCTGGATAACCAACTGGCTTATCAAGCCTTTCAGCATGTATGCCATCGCCTTCTTCTTTTTCTTTATCGTGTACAAGGCCATCATTCCCGAAGGCCTTGCCAGGGAGTACCTGGCAGGGGCTGTTCTCCTGGGGGCTGCGCCCTGTACTGCAATGGTATTTGTATGGAGCCATCTCACCAGAGGTAATCCAGCGTATACCTTGGTTCAGGTTGCAACCAACGATCTCATCATTCTTGCAGCATTCGTACCCATCGTGGGACTGCTACTCGGAATAAGTGGTATCAGCATCCCCTGGATGACGCTCTTCCTCTCGGTGGTGCTCTTTGTGGTCATTCCCCTTGGTGCTGGCTGGTTCAGTCGTGTGCTGATTACACGCAGTCATGGCCTGGAATACTTTGAAAATACCTTCATTCCCAAATTCAGCAATGTGACCATAACTGGTCTGCTTCTTACCCTGATCATCATCTTCTCATTCCAGGGACAGACAATCATAGACAACCCACTCAATATCATCCTGATAGCCATACCGCTCATCATCCAGACATTCCTCATCTTCTTCATAGCCTATCTCTGGGCCAAAGCGTGGAAACTGCCGCATGATGTGGCTGCACCTGCGGGAATGATCGGAGCCTCAAATTTCTTTGAATTGGCAGTAGCTGTCGCTATCTCAGTCTTTGGACTGCAATCAGGAGCGACGATTGCTACCGTAGTAGGAGTTTTGGTGGAGGTTCCAGTCATGTTGACCTTGGTGGGAATTGCAAACCGTACTAAACGGTGGTTTCCTGCTTCTCAATCCTGA
- a CDS encoding metalloregulator ArsR/SmtB family transcription factor, with amino-acid sequence MNIDFENGSHLLKAIADPTRICIVHILSCGELCVCEIQKYFNVSQPTLSHHLSILKNVGIITASRKGKWMYYGINREKVKHLTGFLDTVFLPGDACLCKVLNEDGPSC; translated from the coding sequence ATGAACATCGATTTTGAAAATGGTTCCCATTTGTTGAAGGCCATCGCAGACCCAACGAGGATCTGCATCGTCCATATTCTCAGTTGTGGGGAGTTGTGTGTCTGTGAGATACAGAAGTATTTCAATGTAAGCCAACCAACCCTCTCCCATCATCTATCCATACTCAAGAATGTGGGAATCATCACCGCATCGAGAAAGGGGAAATGGATGTATTATGGGATCAACAGGGAGAAGGTGAAGCACCTCACAGGGTTCTTGGATACGGTGTTCCTGCCAGGTGATGCATGCCTATGCAAAGTGCTCAATGAAGATGGTCCCTCCTGTTAA
- a CDS encoding nitrogen fixation protein NifH, producing MERTGRYTASEQTISWLLSSESPSMRYFTLVDLLDASPEDDRVQKEKTLIMQQGYVPEILRAMSEPAYEAAFPKYYTYKYEGLVWSLIVLAEMGATRIPAIEMYCEYLFEHAQERTDGGFSMHSSKSGGGRASEVIPCLTGNMVWSLSRLGYRDDPRVLKALSFLVDIMVTNDGIEVERQRPPYNRYEECWGNHTCFMGVVKSLKAFSAFPKDRWTTAMYAKYDQMVEFLFIHHLFKRSHDLDRVAKPGWRSFGFPMMYQSDVLEILDILTSLGVQDQRMEEAMKLVVSKQDEHGRWNADNTYGSDRLLIPIGKKGVSSEWVTLRALRVLKRYNQV from the coding sequence ATGGAAAGAACAGGAAGGTACACAGCTTCAGAGCAAACGATATCTTGGTTGTTGTCATCTGAAAGTCCTTCAATGAGGTACTTCACACTTGTTGACCTGCTGGATGCATCCCCTGAAGATGACCGGGTACAGAAGGAAAAAACTCTGATCATGCAGCAAGGCTATGTTCCAGAGATCCTTCGAGCGATGAGCGAACCTGCCTATGAGGCAGCATTCCCGAAATACTATACATACAAGTATGAAGGGTTGGTTTGGTCTCTCATTGTATTGGCTGAGATGGGAGCAACGCGAATTCCTGCGATCGAGATGTATTGTGAGTATCTCTTCGAACATGCGCAGGAGAGGACTGATGGAGGCTTTTCCATGCACTCCTCTAAGAGTGGTGGTGGCAGAGCCTCAGAAGTTATACCGTGTCTAACCGGGAATATGGTGTGGAGTCTTTCCAGATTGGGCTATCGTGATGATCCAAGAGTGTTGAAAGCCTTGTCGTTTCTTGTAGACATCATGGTAACCAATGATGGGATTGAAGTAGAGAGGCAAAGACCACCTTACAACCGCTATGAGGAGTGCTGGGGAAATCATACCTGTTTCATGGGGGTGGTAAAATCCCTGAAGGCCTTCAGCGCATTCCCCAAGGATCGTTGGACTACAGCCATGTACGCCAAATATGACCAGATGGTAGAATTCCTGTTCATTCATCACCTGTTTAAACGAAGCCACGACTTGGACCGAGTAGCTAAACCTGGTTGGCGTTCATTTGGTTTTCCTATGATGTATCAAAGTGATGTATTGGAAATACTTGATATTCTTACATCGCTTGGGGTGCAAGATCAGAGAATGGAAGAGGCAATGAAATTGGTAGTTTCAAAACAGGATGAGCATGGACGGTGGAATGCTGACAATACCTACGGAAGTGACCGTCTGCTTATTCCGATAGGGAAAAAAGGGGTGAGTAGCGAGTGGGTAACCCTCCGCGCTCTACGGGTGTTGAAACGATATAATCAGGTATAG